ATCGGACGCCAAGAACCCAACAAAAGAGGCCACATCTTTGGGTTCCCCAACCCTCCCCAGCGGACACTTTTCAATCACTCTCTTCACTGCTTCCTCATCCATTCCTCCGTACAACATCTCCGTCGCCGTCGCCCCCGGCGCTATGCAGTTCACTGTTATTTTGCTCCCTCTCATCTCCTTTGCTGCCACCTTCGTCATTGCCTCCACCGCCGCCTTTGATGCTGTGTATGCCCCTATTCCCGCTGTTGCTGCTGCCACCGCGGTTGATGATATCAGTATTATCCGCCCCCCACCGCCGCGTTTCACTCTGTTTGCTGCTTCTCTGCAGCACAGGAAACTTCCCCTCGTGTTCACACTGAAAAACACAATCGCCCTGATTCATATGCATAACTGCTTGTTGAATCCTATAGAACTTACCCCAAGTTTACAACTTATCTTCTAAAGCTTCGAGTCTAGTGGTGATTTAACTAAAAACTCCTCCCATGGAATTAATAAGagatttaaagatttttcctatgaaatttcataaaagaGGTAGAAGAGGGACCTGAAAATCTGGTCAAAAATCTCCAGTGAAGTATCAGCGATATAAGGGTAAGTAGGATCAGAAATTCCAGCACAATTAACCATGATATGGACTTGGGCGCCAAATCTCTGCTCGGCTGTGTCAAACAGCGACTTCACTTGCTCTGGATCGGACACATCTGCCCGCCAAGCAATGGCTCGTAGGCCACTCCCGGTGGCCGAGGATGAATTGATCTCAGCAGCAACACGGTCAGCTTTGGCCGAGGATGACACATAATTGACAACAATACGGGCGCCAAGAGCAGCGAGGTGAAAGGCGATGGCTCGGCCGATGCCCCGAGAGGCACCGGTTACAATGACCACTCGATCCTGCAGCGGCAGAGCAGCCACAGCAGGGCCTGATTCTGAAGCCATTGTAGTCACGGGAGGTTGAGATTGACAAATTCAAGTGACTCTATATTATAATAGAACGTGACAACAACAAAACAGAGCCAACTTGTTGATCCTGATTAGTAATATCATATTGGGAAGTCGGTGGATTTATTGTATAAACAAAGAAGCTCGTACACCAAGTTCTCGAAAATAGAGGAGCATATGTAAATATTTTAGCTGCTACTTGTACTTGATCAGGTGTTCATTTGATAATGAATTTGGgtaaaaatatgaagattaAAGAGGAAATAATACATTACAAGTTATCATGCTCAATAACTTGGGCGCCCCTCCATTGTTCACCAGGTTCGACTGTGACAGGAACTAACATGGAAGCAGGGCCAGTGCATATGAAGTAGTCTTTGCCAAACTTGTCAGATAATGAACCAGGGCTTTGTACGTATATGTCTTCGAACCCCATTCTTATGACCCTGAAGAACAGCTCTCGTCCCTGAAATACACAAGTGCTTTTGTCAAAATATTTCCCTTATAAGTACTTCGCCAAAAGAGATTAAGAAGTAAAAAGTTCTTAAGATAAGTAAGAAGTAAAGTTCTTGAATAGAAAGTACTTCAGCGATGCCAAAAACATGTTCAAAGATGTGTGATGCAATACAGTAGCTATTTCTTTACCTGATCAAGAGTCTCATACTTCGAAGGTGTGGTGTGATATACAGGCTTCGACCTTTCTGCTGGTGGTGCGGCATAAACTCTACTGAACTTGTTCTTCAAGATGGTGAAGGGCACATCTTGGAGGCTCCATGAACCTACCTTTTCTTGAGGCTCAGAGCTGAACGAGAACCAATCGGGGTCCTCTGCCTTCATTGCTTCTGTAGGAGACAGTATTTCAAAAGGGGAAGATAAGGGAGGGAGAGAACAGTAGGAGCATCCTTCAAGCCCCTGGATTGCTGCCCCATCTCGTCGTTTGAACTTGAAATGACTCAGTATTGCGCTGTTTAGCGACAACAGTTTCGGTCCCGTGTTCTTGACAATCACAGCCGTCGCCATACTTTCGGAATAGAGAGTGACAATGTAAGTAATCTCCATTTGCTTGCTACTGCAGCTCAACTCCACCTGCAACAAAACCATGACagggaaaacaaaatgaaaccTCCACATACAAAGGCATTCAACTTGCATAACTTGGTACACTGTCTTAACAAAAGATGACATGTTTTCAACCCTACATTACTTAGCACTAGAGTGAGGAAAACTATGAGTtgagaaggaagaacaaaatctTAATTAGTATAATGATGATATCATTACCAATATAGAGATGAAAACATTAACTACGCAAGCTCAAAATCACGTTCCAAACATAATATGACAGAAGggaaaaattatttgatatcaTTACCAATATAGAGATGAAAACATTAACTACGCAAGCTCAAAATCACGTTCCAAACATAATATGACAGAAGggagaaattatttaatatgataGCCACAACGTAGCTGCATCCCAATAACAATCCAATGCAATTCAAGTCTTGTCTACCTCCtaaaattcatgaaatatAGTTCTTAAACCTCTCACACATCTAATCATTTAACCAGGGATCACGAAAAAAGTAGAATCGTGATAGAGAGTGGACAAATGAATACTCATTTGAAGGGAGGATTTGTTAGATCAGTTGAGGATCGTTAAAAGAAGTATTCTcacattagctaattaagaggaagatcataagtttataaagtaaggaacactatctccattggtacgaggc
This portion of the Cucurbita pepo subsp. pepo cultivar mu-cu-16 chromosome LG08, ASM280686v2, whole genome shotgun sequence genome encodes:
- the LOC111801029 gene encoding photosynthetic NDH subunit of subcomplex B 2, chloroplastic, with the protein product MASLVCLPLPKLSIVRASSSSSSSLSPSATSPLPADSLNDKFGRKGIHFHQSNGIPTVDLTVRNGSSLRLHISDAHIPSYKPKVYWKDDGFEEVLFTTPAANGGKGGIGLVINDASNSASKPSLLPTSDWTVKDVDSDAIDALQVELSCSSKQMEITYIVTLYSESMATAVIVKNTGPKLLSLNSAILSHFKFKRRDGAAIQGLEGCSYCSLPPLSSPFEILSPTEAMKAEDPDWFSFSSEPQEKVGSWSLQDVPFTILKNKFSRVYAAPPAERSKPVYHTTPSKYETLDQGRELFFRVIRMGFEDIYVQSPGSLSDKFGKDYFICTGPASMLVPVTVEPGEQWRGAQVIEHDNL
- the LOC111801031 gene encoding NADPH-dependent aldehyde reductase-like protein, chloroplastic, yielding MASESGPAVAALPLQDRVVIVTGASRGIGRAIAFHLAALGARIVVNYVSSSAKADRVAAEINSSSATGSGLRAIAWRADVSDPEQVKSLFDTAEQRFGAQVHIMVNCAGISDPTYPYIADTSLEIFDQIFSVNTRGSFLCCREAANRVKRGGGGRIILISSTAVAAATAGIGAYTASKAAVEAMTKVAAKEMRGSKITVNCIAPGATATEMLYGGMDEEAVKRVIEKCPLGRVGEPKDVASFVGFLASDEGEWINGQVMLVNGGIV